From uncultured Desulfovibrio sp.:
ATGCCTTTTCCGGGGATACTGCTTGTGCGAGTGCTTGAAAAATTACTCCTTCAAGGAAGATTGCCACCGCGTATCACGGTTGATAACGGCCCATAATTTTGCATTAAGACCTAGGAGGCATGGGCTTTTGAGCACGATGTGCAGATAGCGCTTACTAGTTCGGTCAAGCCCATGGATAATGGGTACATTGAAAGCTCTAACGGAACGCTGCGGGATGAGTATTTAAATCAAACGTATTTTTCCCTGTACGATGCCTGTAATACGGTTGAGCCCAGGCGGCAGGAGACAACCAACGGCGACCGCACAGTTCATTGGGCAGGCTAACACCAGTAGAGTTCCGAGCAATGAAAATAACCTGCAACTCATTAGGGACAGTTAACTTATAAACAGTATGTGTAGTGAGGTAAGGCCAACAGGAATGATCCAAGGCAACCATAAAACATAACATTATCTGTATAATAAAATTAAGTTTCTTTAACATCTCCAAAAAAATTGAACTTAAATCCAGTGATTTTTTATGTTGGTCTTTATGTTGGTTCTGGAGTGACAGGCATACGAATAGATGCTTGAATACTTGACTTTTTTCTTTAAAAACAAGTCCCGCCCTCGGCACCATTTGAACTCGAAGAGAGTTCAAAGAAGCCCGTTAAGCTAACAGCTTAGCGGGCTTTCTTCTTTTCAGACTTCTGTTCAGTTCAAGCGATTCTGACTTGCCTCTTCCCTCTTGGGACTCTATGCCCCCGTCTTTGAGGTAGAGCAAGATTCTGCCCCTCAACAAAAAACTTGTTCCGACTGCCGCCCCTCATGTTTTCCTGCCTTGCCAGCCCCCGTGGTGGCGATCCCCATGCCTCTTGTTTGATACCAGAGTTCGCAATGCCAAAGCGCAAGACAAAGCCCTCAAGCTTTTTGATGGGGGCGGTCTGTTCCTGTTTGTTTCCCGCTGGCGGCAAACTATGGCGGCTCAAGTACCGTTTCCAGGGCAAAGAAAAACTACTCGCCTTGGGCGCGTAACACCGGTTATGCAGCTCTTGACCGTGACGGGGCTATCACATTGGTCCAAAGCATCAAGAAGATGGCCCTCGAAACAGGAGCGTTTTTAGTGCCAGATTCGGATACGGTTGAAGGCAAGGCAGCCACGGGGAGCTTCAACTTGATTCACTGCGCTGCCGCCGCTCTGCTGGACTATTTGAACGATATTGCCCAGACGAGCCTTCCACAACAGAAATAGACACACGTCTGACGCACCAAAGCAAAGCCCTGACCCTGCTCCGAAGGTCTGGGCTTTTGCTGCTTAGCGTCAAGGTAATATAACATTAAACGCAAGTAATTTTGCATATATGTTCTGATTTACATATTTATATTATTGCAATACACAATAATAATTTATTTATTTTGACTAATAGTCAATTCATATTACACATAATAACTACATTTATTATAAATTATAAAGACAGTAATTATTTGTCATGATAATGTGTATACAGTCTAAATACAGATAGGAGAATTTATGAATTATCTATTCAAGTTGGCCGATGTGGCTCTCAAGAGCGTTGGTAAAAAGACGTTCACCCTTGAAGATGGGCACAGTATGACAATTTCTCCATCAGGTGATGGAAAAACCATGAAAATTGATATTGAGGACGGGGAATCGTACAAAACCAGGGGAAGTAACAGCTTTGTCTCGCAGATAGTAAAGATTTAAAAAAATAGAGGGGTTGCCTGGTGGGACGAAACGAAAGAAGGGCAAGACAATGTTTACAACGTGCTTTCAATGTATGAACAATTTGAGGATGTTCCTCAGGAAGAACTCCCCAATATGCCCGGCAACAAATGTTCGATTAACTCACACTAACGAATCGCATTCGTCCATGTTTATAAAAAATCAACAAGCTGACAATTTAGTCTATTTCACTACTTTTTAATTTGGTTATGCGGGTCAAAAACTCCCTCCTTATTCGTGGGGTATCCCAGGCCAGAAAGAGGAATGGAGAACTATCAATGAACAAAAGCTCAAAGCAACGTGTCGAAATGGAACGTCTTTTATCTAATTGGAAACAATATCTGGATAGCATCCCACCAGCCTCGAATGATTTAAAGTTGCACAAGCGGCTTGGAATGAACACTGTTATCGTAAAAAAAGATGATTTTAACAGGGTGTTGAGGTCTTTTGTTCATGACATGAGAACGCGCCTTGACGCGTCTCCGCAATAAGCCCATGGCAGATATTCTGAACGCGATATTCCCACAGTAAACATCGAAGACCCTAAAAAATCCTCAGGCATCCAAACCTGTTCGCATTGAAAGCTCTCTATAAAACCACCTCTTCATCAATTCTGCTGAAAGGATGTACAAAGCGACAATTGACAGGATCACACCATACAGCAGCAATGAAACGGGAGTGAATCCAAATAATTCAGCCAATGGAGTGCTCGGAATGATAATGACGAGCGCAGCGACTAACACAGATGCAATCGCCAAGCACGGGCTCGGTTTGCTTTTGAAAAATGGCTTTTGTGACCGGACAATCAGAACGATGAGCGTTGCGGAAACAACTGATTCGATAAACCATCCTGTGTGGAATTCCTGCTCCTTGGCGTGGAATAAATAAAGCAGAACACCGAATGTCATATAGTCAAAGACGGAACTCAGAATACCAAATGCGAGCATGAATCGCTTGATGAACCTAGTGTCCCATTTATGGGGAGAGCGTATCCACTCGGCATCGACGGCGTCGGTCGAGATGGCCATAGACGGAAAATCCGTCATGAGGTTCGTCAACAGTATCTGCGTGGGCAGCAGCGGCAGAAATGGCATAAACAAAGATGCTCCGGCCATACTGAACATGTTCCCAAAATTGGCGCTGGTGGCCATAAGAATGTATTTTTGTGTGTTGGCAAAAGTGCGCCGTCCTTCTTTCACCCCTTCAACCAGCACTGCCAGATCATGGTCGAGCAGAACCATGTCGGCGGCTTCCTTTGCCGCGTCAACAGCAGTATTGACAGATAACCCCACGTCAGCAATGTGGATGGCGGAGACGTCGTTGATACCGTCTCCCATATAGCCAACCGTCTTCCCCATCCTTTTAAGAGCCGCGATAATGCGTCCCTTCTGGTTCGGTTCAATTTCCGCAAATACGTTTGTCTGCACCACCTGATTGAGTAAAGCCGCATCGCTCATGTTCTTCATTTCCGAGCCAGTCAGTATGATCGCGTTGCCAAGGCCCACCTCTTCACTCATATGCTTTGCGATCAGTATGTTGTCTCCTGTGATGATCTTCAACTCAACGCCATATTCGTTTAACTCATGTATAGTTTCCCATATACCCGGTTTAATTGGATCAAACAGGGTGATGATACCGCCAAAAATCATACCTATTTCGTCCGCCATAGAAACAGATGATGTGTTGCCACAGTCCTTGTACGCGACTCCTAAAGTTCTTACACCTTTTGAGCTTAAGTCTTCATATAGTTTTTGGATGGACGGCATGGACTCCGAGAGAGGAACCACGGTTCCGTTCTTGTCAATGGCATGAGTGCAGACGCCCAATATATTTTTAATGGCGCCTTTGCTTATCAACCGTGCCTCTTGCCCCTCGCAGGCCACCAGCACGCTGAGCCTTTTGCGGATGAAATCGTACGGAATCTCATCCAGGCGAGAATAGCGGTCGGCTCCTTCAGCCGGAAGCGCCATCACCGCCTCATCAATGAGATTTTTGTATCCCTGCTGCAAGGAAGCGTTGACCTTGGCCATCAAAAGCACCTTGAGGCTTTCTTTGCCAAAGCAATCGAGCCATTGGCTCACCCGCACCTTTCCTTCAGTCAGCGTACCCGTTTTGTCGGAGCACAGCACATTCATATTGCCAAAATTTTCAATGGAACTCAGGCGCTTGACGATGACTCTCTTCTGCGCCATGCGCTTTGCGCCCTGCGAAAAGTTTACCGTAATAATGACGGGCAAAAGCTGGGGGGTGAGCCCCACGGCGATGGCCAGCGTGAACAGCAGGGAGTCCATAACGGGCTTGTGCAGCAGAACATTTATGCCGAAAAGCAAGACCACCATGACAAGAGTAATCTGCATCAACATGTACCCGAATTTACGGATACCTATGGTGAACGAAGTTTCCGGGGCCTTCTGGCTGAGCGTTTTGTTGATGTGGCCGAATTCCGTTGCTTCTCCTGTTTGCACTACCAAAGCCCGCGCCGCCCCACTGACAACGTGCGATCCCATATAGATGTAGTTTATCCGTTTGGCCAAAGGGGTGTTGGCAGGCAATACGGCAACAGCTTTCTCGACCGGAAAGGTTTCTCCTGTAAAGGCCGCCTCGTCGATGAACAGGCCGTCTGATTCCAAGATAACACAGTCCGCAGGAACAACATCTCCCGCCCCAAGGATGATAACGTCTCCCGGAACCAGCTCAGACGTGGACTGTTCGACCTTTTGCCCATCTCGCAATGCAATGGCCCTGATTTGGACCAGACTAAGCAATTGCGAAATTGCCTTGCCAGCCGTTCTTTCTTGCCAGTACCCCAGTGAGCAGCTGATCAGGACAATAATTGCGATGATCATGGCGTCCGGCCTGTCGTCCAAGGCAAAGGATAGTGCCGCTGCCGCGAGCAGGGTGAGGGTTATGGGGCTGTTGAATTGGCTCAGGAACAGCATAAACCCGGATTGTTTTTTTGCGGCAGCCAGAGTGTTGGCTCCAAAGACGGCTTTTCGTTTTTTGGCCTCGCTCTCCGACAGACCGCCAAGAGACGATTCGAGTTCCTGGAAAAGTTCATCTTCGGGCAATGACCAGTATGGTGTTCCTGATGCATTCGCAACGATCATGAGGTGTTCCCCCCTGCGTAGAACAAATTTCCTTTTAAAGGTTGCGAAAGATGTTTCAGAAAGCGTAAATTTTGGCAGCTCCATATGGGTAGGAATAATTGGGCTAGTAATTATTATCGCACGTTGATGTTGAAATGGCTATCTTCCGAATTTGAGGAGGATTTTTATCAAGCAAGGCGTCAACTCAGACTGTAGATCGATGCCCCCGTCAATCCCGCTGTAAGCTCCTGAATGACTAGATAAAAACATAATTATGCATGGATCATTGCGCGTCTACTAATAGCAAATGAACCCGCCATATACCCCCGCCCATTGCGTACTGAATAAAAAAAAGCAGCTTTAGGGGCAACTTTACATAACGAAATAATTATAGAATCACTTTATCATGTTGAATCGATATGTTTGAGTCCCGACATCGCATCATGAAAGGAAAAGGGATTACACCAAGTTGGTGTAATCCCTTTTCCTTTGTCCACAGCTAGAAATGCGCCTTTCCGGCCTTTTGTCCCCCCAACCAGACATTCCCCCGAAGGCCGTCAGAATGGCCTTCTGAGGCGACCTTTTAAAATGGCTTAGCATTCCTGGAGAAATGAATATCCTTGATGCCAGTTGCTCCAGTTGGAGGCAAAGCCCCCGCCTTCATCTCAAAAAGTTACCGGGAACATTGATCCGCAAGGTTAAATAAAAAAACAAACCTTACGGGCGTGACCAAGCAAATCAAAGGTGTTTCCGCTGTCTGATTCATTCTTCAACGTAAACTATTCCGCCCAGGTGCACGTGGTAACGCGCAGGCCTGAGCGGCTTTATATTGTCTGACGTGGCAGATTGCCCCGCAGCGTTACCGCAAGGTTGTGTTTTACAGGTGCGCGCGGCTTGGGCGGGTCATGCTTTCGGGCGAAAGCAGTTTCTCTAGTTGTTCCGCAGTCATCACGCCATGCGCAAGCGCCACTTCAGAAACGGATTTATTGGTGTCCAAAGCTTCTTTGGCGATTGCCGCCGATTTTTCGTAACCGATAACCGGCACAAGATTGGTCACGATGCCGATGGAATTGATTACGAGTTCCAGGCAGCGTTCCCTGTTGGCGGTAATACCTTCCACACATTTTTCCCCAAGCGTCCTGCATCCGATGCCCAGGCGTTCCACCGCCAAAAAAAGCGTGTGGGCAATTATCGGCTCCATGACATTCAGTTCAAGTTGCCCCGCCTCTGCGGCCATGGTTACAGTCATGTCCTTGCCAATGACGTCAAAGCATATTTGGTTGATCACCTCGGGAATGACGGGGTTGACCTTGCCGGGCATGATGGAGGAACCCGGCTGACGGCGCGGCAGGTTTATCTCGTTAATGCCCGTGCGCGGGCCGGAAGACAGCAGTCGAAGATCATTGCAGATTTTTGAAAGTTTGACGGCAAAACGCTTGAGTACTCCAGAAATCTGCACATAGCTGCCTGTGTCCCATGTGGCTTCAATCAAGTTGTCTGACGTCACCACATTAAGCCCGATAAGATTGCTGAGATGGTTGCAGACAATGCGCGAATAATCTGAAGGCGCATTGATGCCGGTGCCGATGGCCGTGGCCCCAAGGTTAATCTCAAGAAGCAGTTTACGGTTTTTTTCAACGCGCAAAATGTCTTCGCCGATGGTAGTTGCGTAGGCCGAAAATTCCTGGCCCAGCGTCATGGGCACGGCGTCCTGCAACTGGGTGCGGCCCATCTTTACCACATCGGCAAATTCCACGCCTTTGCGCGCAAAGCAGCCCTGAATATACCGCATGTGCTCCATGAGGTTGGTAAGCTCGGCATACAGAGCCAGCCTGAAGGCTGTTGGGTAGGCATCGTTGGTGGATTGGGAACAATTGACGTGGTTGTTGGGGTGGCAATACTGGTAATCGCCCTTTTCATGACCCATGATTTCCAGGGCGCGATTGGCAATGACCTCATTGGCGTTCATATTGGTAGAGGTACCTGCCCCACCCTGAATGGTATCCACCGGAAACTGGTCATGCAGTTTGCCCGCCAGCAGTTCATCGCACGCAGCGCAGATGGCCTTGCTTATGTTTGCAGGCAATGCGCCCAGTTCCGCATTGGCAAGGGCCGCAGCCTTTTTTACGTAAGCCAAAGCCCTTATCAGCGAAGGGCATTGGGAAATTGTGCGGCCAGAAATGCTAAAATTCTGCACGGCCCGCATGGTTTGCACGCCATAATAGGCATTGGCAGGAATTTTCATTTCGCCAAGAAAATCGTGTTCTACACGCGTTTTCATTTTTTGCTCCAAGGTTGCGACCATAAGCAGACTTCGCCCAATGCAAAACGGGTTTTGCGCTTTTCCCCATAAAGTTCCTGAGGGTACTCTGCAAGTAGTGCAGTCAGTCTGTGTATATCTGAACCTTATCGTGGCTCCAAGCAATTTTCTCCACCGCTTTTTCATTGTCATTCCGGCGCTTCTGCGAATTGTTGAGCTTTTTTCAAGTTGGTATTGACATTCTTTTTCAATTTAATTAATTGAAGTTAACAGAATTAGTTAAGACTAACTTTTATTTACACTCGAGGAATATCCATGCAGCCCCAACCTAACCAAAAAATTTACGAAATGCCCGATCCAGGCAAATTATCGACGGCGTCAGGGCGCGCGCCCAAAGACC
This genomic window contains:
- a CDS encoding integrase core domain-containing protein, whose protein sequence is MQIALTSSVKPMDNGYIESSNGTLRDEYLNQTYFSLYDACNTVEPRRQETTNGDRTVHWAG
- the aspA gene encoding aspartate ammonia-lyase — translated: MKTRVEHDFLGEMKIPANAYYGVQTMRAVQNFSISGRTISQCPSLIRALAYVKKAAALANAELGALPANISKAICAACDELLAGKLHDQFPVDTIQGGAGTSTNMNANEVIANRALEIMGHEKGDYQYCHPNNHVNCSQSTNDAYPTAFRLALYAELTNLMEHMRYIQGCFARKGVEFADVVKMGRTQLQDAVPMTLGQEFSAYATTIGEDILRVEKNRKLLLEINLGATAIGTGINAPSDYSRIVCNHLSNLIGLNVVTSDNLIEATWDTGSYVQISGVLKRFAVKLSKICNDLRLLSSGPRTGINEINLPRRQPGSSIMPGKVNPVIPEVINQICFDVIGKDMTVTMAAEAGQLELNVMEPIIAHTLFLAVERLGIGCRTLGEKCVEGITANRERCLELVINSIGIVTNLVPVIGYEKSAAIAKEALDTNKSVSEVALAHGVMTAEQLEKLLSPESMTRPSRAHL
- the mgtA gene encoding magnesium-translocating P-type ATPase; protein product: MIVANASGTPYWSLPEDELFQELESSLGGLSESEAKKRKAVFGANTLAAAKKQSGFMLFLSQFNSPITLTLLAAAALSFALDDRPDAMIIAIIVLISCSLGYWQERTAGKAISQLLSLVQIRAIALRDGQKVEQSTSELVPGDVIILGAGDVVPADCVILESDGLFIDEAAFTGETFPVEKAVAVLPANTPLAKRINYIYMGSHVVSGAARALVVQTGEATEFGHINKTLSQKAPETSFTIGIRKFGYMLMQITLVMVVLLFGINVLLHKPVMDSLLFTLAIAVGLTPQLLPVIITVNFSQGAKRMAQKRVIVKRLSSIENFGNMNVLCSDKTGTLTEGKVRVSQWLDCFGKESLKVLLMAKVNASLQQGYKNLIDEAVMALPAEGADRYSRLDEIPYDFIRKRLSVLVACEGQEARLISKGAIKNILGVCTHAIDKNGTVVPLSESMPSIQKLYEDLSSKGVRTLGVAYKDCGNTSSVSMADEIGMIFGGIITLFDPIKPGIWETIHELNEYGVELKIITGDNILIAKHMSEEVGLGNAIILTGSEMKNMSDAALLNQVVQTNVFAEIEPNQKGRIIAALKRMGKTVGYMGDGINDVSAIHIADVGLSVNTAVDAAKEAADMVLLDHDLAVLVEGVKEGRRTFANTQKYILMATSANFGNMFSMAGASLFMPFLPLLPTQILLTNLMTDFPSMAISTDAVDAEWIRSPHKWDTRFIKRFMLAFGILSSVFDYMTFGVLLYLFHAKEQEFHTGWFIESVVSATLIVLIVRSQKPFFKSKPSPCLAIASVLVAALVIIIPSTPLAELFGFTPVSLLLYGVILSIVALYILSAELMKRWFYRELSMRTGLDA